In the Halichoerus grypus chromosome 4, mHalGry1.hap1.1, whole genome shotgun sequence genome, one interval contains:
- the LPAR6 gene encoding lysophosphatidic acid receptor 6, which yields MVSSNSSNCSYDDSFKYTLYGCMFSMVFVLGLISNCVAIYIFICTLKVRNETTTYMINLAMSDLLFVFTLPFRIFYFATQNWPFGDVLCKISVMLFYTNMYGSILFLTCISVDRFLAIVYPFKSKTLRTKRNAKLMCIAVWLTVIGGSAPAVFFQSTNSLGNNSSEACFEKFPEATWKTYLSRIVIFIEIVGFFIPLILNVTCSSVVLRTLNKPVTLSRSKINKTKVLRMIFVHLVIFCFCFVPYNINLILYSLMRTQTFVNCSAVAAVRTMYPITLCIAVSNCCFDPIVYYFTSETIQNSIKMKNWSARKSDFRFSEVHSTENFIQHNLQTLKSKIFDSESTI from the coding sequence ATGGTAAGCAGTAACAGCTCCAATTGCTCCTATGATGACTCCTTTAAGTACACTTTGTACGGGTGCATGTTTAGTATGGTGTTTGTGCTTGGCTTAATATCCAACTGTGTTGCCATATACATTTTCATCTGCACCCTCAAAGTGAGAAATGAAACCACAACATACATGATTAACTTGGCAATGTCagacttgctttttgtttttactttaccCTTCAGGATTTTTTACTTTGCAACACAGAACTGGCCGTTTGGAGATGTACTTTGTAAAATCTCAGTGATGCTGTTTTATACCAACATGTATGGAAGCATTCTGTTCTTAACCTGTATTAGTGTGGATCGGTTTCTGGCAATTGTCTACCCATTTAAGTCAAAGACTTTAAGAACCAAACGAAATGCAAAACTCATGTGCATTGCTGTGTGGCTAACTGTGATAGGAGGAAGTGCACCAGCAGTATTTTTTCAGTCCACCAACTCTCTGGGGAACAATTCCTCAGAGGCCTGCTTTGAAAAATTTCCAGAAGCCACATGGAAAACGTATCTCTCAAGGATTGTAATTTTCATCGAAATAGTGGGATTTTTTATTCCTCTAATTTTAAACGTAACTTGTTCTAGTGTGGTGCTAAGAACTTTAAATAAACCTGTTACATTAAGtagaagcaaaataaacaaaactaaagttttaagaatgatttttgtacatttggtcatattctgcttctgttttgtgCCTTACAATATcaatcttattttatattctcttatgAGAACACAAACATTTGTAAATTGCTCAGCAGTGGCAGCCGTAAGGACCATGTACCCAATCACTCTCTGCATTGCTGTTTCAAACTGTTGCTTTGACCCTATAGTTTACTACTTCACGTCAGAAACGATTCagaattcaataaaaatgaaaaactggtCTGCTAGGAAAAGTGACTTCAGATTCTCTGAAGTTCACAGCACAGAGAACTTTATTCAACATAACCTACAGACCTTAAAAAGTAAGATATTTGACAGTGAATCTACAATATAA